A single window of Anaerocolumna chitinilytica DNA harbors:
- a CDS encoding LytR/AlgR family response regulator transcription factor, which yields MRIAFCDDEKTQSIFLRELTEQWAKTTGKNCDITVYTSAEEMLFENQDSFSFDFIILDIELDRMNGIELARQIRKVDKKVSIAFLSNSREYVFEGYEVGAVRYLMKPLAKEQLYPLLDMVQVAAEKDKKYIIVGGATEKYKLLLRDISFLESLGHYVVIHLAERSLEVKRNLGDVAKELGEDFIATHRSYLVNIGWIEKITRTDCILSGGITVPISRNSYEAVNRAFINYYKGGEL from the coding sequence ATGAGGATTGCATTCTGTGACGACGAGAAAACTCAATCTATCTTTTTAAGGGAACTGACGGAGCAGTGGGCGAAGACTACCGGTAAGAATTGTGATATTACGGTATATACCAGTGCAGAGGAGATGCTCTTTGAGAATCAGGATAGTTTTTCCTTTGATTTTATTATACTGGATATTGAGCTGGACAGAATGAATGGCATCGAACTGGCCAGACAGATTCGGAAGGTGGATAAGAAGGTTTCAATTGCCTTTTTGTCAAACAGCAGAGAATACGTATTTGAAGGCTATGAGGTCGGAGCTGTCAGATATCTGATGAAGCCCCTTGCAAAAGAACAGCTCTATCCCCTTTTGGACATGGTACAGGTGGCAGCAGAGAAAGATAAAAAATATATTATTGTGGGTGGAGCCACGGAGAAATATAAGCTTTTGCTTCGTGATATCAGTTTTTTGGAATCACTGGGGCATTATGTAGTCATACATCTGGCTGAGAGAAGTCTTGAGGTAAAGAGGAATCTGGGGGATGTAGCAAAAGAGCTCGGAGAGGATTTTATCGCTACTCACAGAAGTTATCTGGTGAATATAGGCTGGATTGAAAAGATTACAAGGACAGACTGTATCCTGAGCGGAGGAATTACAGTGCCAATCAGCAGAAATTCCTATGAAGCGGTCAATCGGGCATTTATTAATTATTATAAAGGAGGAGAACTGTGA
- the pstC gene encoding phosphate ABC transporter permease subunit PstC, whose amino-acid sequence MKTQKVYLYNSIFKAIVFFFAFITVLSVVLIGVFMVMNGGPSIAKVGLKDFLLGKVWNSANEPPQYGILAFILSSFYSTFFTVLIAVPISILVAVAIGQLMPKRLGSVIRMIISLLAGIPSVIYGFLGIIFIVPLVQKIFDLSSGLTMLSSVIVLIIMTLPTIISVSETSINAVDKGYLEAAYALGVRKEYALFTVILPAAKSGIMAAVLLGVGRAIGETMAVMMVAGNIPQMPSMLKPVRFLTTAIVTEMSYATEQTRGVLIGIGLVLFVFVFIINSIFHILIKKAGGANV is encoded by the coding sequence ATGAAGACACAGAAAGTTTATTTATATAACAGCATTTTTAAAGCAATTGTCTTTTTCTTTGCTTTCATTACTGTTTTGTCAGTTGTTTTAATCGGAGTATTCATGGTGATGAACGGCGGACCAAGCATTGCAAAGGTCGGCTTAAAGGATTTTTTGCTAGGTAAGGTCTGGAATTCTGCAAATGAACCTCCCCAATATGGAATACTTGCATTTATATTATCTTCTTTCTATTCTACCTTTTTTACTGTTCTCATAGCCGTTCCTATCTCTATTCTGGTAGCTGTTGCAATCGGGCAGCTTATGCCAAAGAGATTGGGTTCGGTGATAAGAATGATTATTAGTCTGTTGGCAGGGATTCCTTCCGTTATTTATGGATTCCTTGGCATAATTTTCATTGTTCCGCTGGTTCAAAAGATATTTGATTTATCCTCGGGTCTAACGATGCTTTCATCGGTTATCGTATTGATTATTATGACACTTCCGACGATTATCAGCGTAAGCGAGACGAGTATTAATGCTGTTGATAAAGGCTATCTGGAAGCTGCTTATGCCTTAGGCGTTCGAAAGGAATATGCGTTGTTTACCGTTATCCTGCCGGCTGCGAAGTCAGGTATAATGGCTGCGGTTCTGCTTGGTGTAGGAAGAGCAATCGGTGAAACCATGGCAGTTATGATGGTAGCCGGGAATATACCCCAGATGCCGTCTATGCTAAAGCCGGTGCGCTTTCTTACAACTGCTATCGTAACAGAAATGTCCTATGCCACAGAGCAAACCAGAGGAGTACTGATTGGAATTGGTTTGGTTCTTTTTGTATTTGTTTTTATTATCAATTCTATATTCCATATCTTAATAAAAAAGGCTGGTGGGGCAAATGTCTAA
- a CDS encoding sensor histidine kinase, protein MITVCLEIIPSAVMMLYLLIRQVRRKDKKSYLYLLLPFITAGIWYGIARVLDGSAASLLCLALLVLLTFWTLQMKWRRMSFWSHGLFCLITGIITINGIVNADRLINGYILLMLYFLTESNISYLKKTYEESTILYQNQLLTKQVNEVQNIYMTMRGWRHDYHNHLQTLKAYLKLGQAEEAAGYLGRLESDLDSINYLIESGNVNLDAILNSKLSLALKDEIDIHYKAEVPKELTVSDIDLCVLIGNLIDNAVESCNKMTGQEEKRFIRLYVGVLKKQLYISVSNGTNEVIRKLDEDYITTKRGNHGHGLKRINNIVEKYEGYINRKNEPGVFVTEVMLPL, encoded by the coding sequence GTGATAACGGTTTGTTTGGAGATAATACCGTCAGCAGTTATGATGCTATACCTTCTTATTAGACAGGTTAGGCGAAAGGATAAAAAAAGTTACTTATACCTTTTGCTGCCATTTATAACAGCCGGTATATGGTATGGAATAGCAAGGGTTTTAGATGGGAGTGCCGCAAGTCTTCTGTGTCTGGCTCTGTTGGTGTTACTTACCTTTTGGACATTGCAGATGAAATGGCGCAGGATGTCTTTTTGGTCTCACGGGCTTTTTTGTTTAATCACAGGTATAATTACTATAAACGGTATTGTTAATGCTGACAGGCTTATAAACGGATATATTCTGTTGATGTTATATTTCCTAACGGAGAGCAACATTTCTTATCTTAAAAAAACTTACGAAGAAAGTACGATTTTGTATCAGAACCAGCTGTTAACGAAGCAGGTGAATGAAGTACAAAATATTTATATGACCATGAGAGGATGGAGACATGATTACCATAATCATCTGCAGACCCTAAAGGCCTATCTGAAATTAGGGCAGGCGGAAGAAGCAGCGGGTTACTTAGGCCGCCTGGAAAGTGACTTGGACAGTATTAATTATCTGATTGAATCCGGGAATGTGAATCTGGATGCCATATTAAATTCAAAACTGTCTCTTGCCCTAAAGGATGAGATAGATATTCATTATAAGGCAGAGGTGCCAAAGGAGCTTACGGTATCGGATATAGACTTGTGTGTATTAATTGGAAATCTCATTGACAATGCGGTAGAATCCTGTAATAAGATGACAGGTCAGGAGGAGAAGAGATTTATTCGACTCTATGTGGGAGTTCTTAAAAAGCAGCTCTATATATCTGTTTCCAACGGAACCAATGAAGTGATACGTAAGCTGGATGAAGATTATATTACCACTAAGAGAGGGAATCACGGACATGGTTTAAAACGTATCAATAATATTGTGGAAAAATATGAAGGTTATATTAATAGAAAGAATGAACCGGGAGTATTCGTAACGGAAGTTATGCTTCCGCTCTGA
- the pstA gene encoding phosphate ABC transporter permease PstA, whose translation MSNTTYEKRIRPGSLAVRALIYAVTAIVVILVVSIIGYLIIKGLPYINWDFLSKAPSRLDETYGIGPMIINTLYIVLLSLIVSIPLGIGTAIYLAEYSKPGKIIAAIRFSIEILSGIPSIVYGLFGLAFFINALKTGSSGGSMIAGALTCTLIVLPTMIRTTEESLMQVNPSYREAAFALGASKLHIIRTVLLPCALPGIVVAIILSIGRIVSESAALLYTAGVDYTMPANAIRHITEPGAGLTVQLYLYATEGGSPDWVPYAMAAVLMILVFIINLSANIIASIFKKKVSIS comes from the coding sequence ATGTCTAATACAACATATGAAAAGCGGATAAGGCCGGGAAGTTTGGCAGTGCGGGCTTTGATTTATGCGGTAACTGCGATTGTAGTTATTCTGGTGGTTTCTATTATTGGTTACTTGATTATAAAAGGGCTTCCTTATATTAATTGGGATTTCTTATCAAAAGCACCCTCCCGCCTGGATGAAACCTACGGTATTGGGCCAATGATTATTAATACCCTTTATATTGTATTACTGTCACTTATTGTGTCCATACCCCTTGGTATAGGAACTGCGATATATCTTGCAGAGTATTCAAAACCAGGGAAAATTATTGCTGCGATTCGCTTCTCCATCGAGATTTTATCGGGTATCCCATCGATTGTTTATGGTCTGTTCGGGCTGGCATTTTTTATTAATGCCCTGAAGACCGGCAGCAGCGGCGGTTCCATGATAGCAGGGGCGCTTACCTGTACTTTAATAGTACTTCCTACTATGATACGTACCACGGAAGAATCTTTGATGCAGGTCAATCCTTCCTACCGGGAGGCGGCTTTTGCTTTGGGAGCATCAAAACTTCATATAATAAGAACTGTGCTCCTTCCGTGTGCTCTCCCTGGTATTGTAGTCGCCATTATCTTAAGTATAGGGCGTATTGTCAGTGAATCCGCAGCTCTCCTTTATACGGCAGGCGTTGACTACACCATGCCGGCAAATGCAATAAGGCATATTACAGAGCCGGGGGCAGGACTTACGGTACAGCTTTATCTGTATGCCACAGAAGGCGGCTCTCCTGACTGGGTTCCCTATGCAATGGCTGCAGTTTTAATGATACTGGTATTTATCATTAATCTTTCAGCCAATATTATAGCAAGTATATTTAAGAAGAAGGTGAGTATTAGCTAA
- a CDS encoding GAF domain-containing protein, which produces MELKRLEELFQKIVEITGVQDIGYHRIEEGRLKPVYKTQTDTLGIEKWKTVHGQNPVYVKETYILREITEKKQPVEIYDTHNDSRSADAFFLFGLDSIMIIPVVRDDEVKAIICVAAIGKQHQFTREEMDTCCNLADNYLQGTY; this is translated from the coding sequence ATGGAGCTGAAGAGACTGGAAGAATTATTTCAAAAAATTGTAGAAATAACAGGAGTTCAAGATATCGGCTATCACAGAATAGAAGAGGGGCGTTTAAAGCCTGTTTATAAGACCCAGACAGATACCCTGGGCATTGAGAAATGGAAAACCGTACATGGTCAGAATCCCGTTTATGTGAAAGAAACATATATATTAAGGGAGATAACTGAAAAGAAGCAGCCGGTTGAGATATATGATACCCATAACGACAGCAGATCCGCGGATGCCTTTTTCCTCTTTGGCCTGGACAGTATTATGATTATTCCTGTGGTCAGAGATGATGAGGTAAAGGCGATTATCTGTGTAGCCGCTATAGGAAAACAGCACCAATTTACCAGGGAAGAAATGGATACTTGCTGCAACCTCGCTGATAATTATTTACAAGGCACTTATTAA
- a CDS encoding ABC transporter ATP-binding protein produces the protein MKKENEPAYSLSSNYHYIYENMWKYDKSLIFYGLAEVIFNVILPLCTVILPSIVVGLLERKAEISEFIYTMILVFLVYGTVSAVQAFLTTRNRNQYIDIRLNYFSLILFRKCFHMDYSLLEKEKVRAELKKAGDSIYGNWQGLEGLMHRNINFLTNVLGLVAYSAVIGWINPLILIFLLALSSIQILVFRRAKLYEHKKKDEIARIKITQSYLQDQAFDLKAGKDIRLYQLDKIISRVYGSANNKLKRIKTKVRGIYYVNDIVEIVLKFLRDGCCYGYLIYLLIHGLSVSDFVLYLGIVGGLAGWITKITEEISELGRCHYMICDFRKFCDLKDTFSHTKGQMTGEEDTALDIVFDHVSFKYEGAEDYVLEDVCFHMKKGDKYALVGVNGAGKTTLVKLMCGFYQPTKGRILVNGIDIKELNIENYFKEIAVVFQDTTVLSLTIGENICGVTADKAAEEDLWQAIELSGLKKKIDSLPKGVHTYLNKDVEESGIQLSGGELQKLLLARALYKKAKLLLFDEPTAAMDAIAESELYEQYQKLLKGRSALFISHRLASTRYCDKILFLDKGRIAEAGSHEELMDMNGRYAMMFEVQSKYYKEERQYPRQACDTQWV, from the coding sequence ATGAAAAAAGAGAATGAGCCAGCTTATTCTTTAAGCAGCAACTATCATTATATCTATGAAAATATGTGGAAGTATGACAAATCATTGATTTTTTATGGTTTGGCAGAAGTTATATTCAACGTGATTCTGCCCCTTTGCACGGTTATTTTACCCTCCATAGTAGTGGGATTATTGGAAAGGAAGGCTGAGATTTCAGAATTTATCTATACTATGATTCTTGTGTTTTTGGTGTATGGTACAGTTTCGGCAGTACAGGCTTTTCTGACAACCAGAAACAGAAATCAGTATATAGACATCCGATTAAATTATTTTTCACTTATTTTGTTCCGCAAATGCTTTCATATGGACTACAGCCTGCTGGAAAAGGAGAAAGTCAGAGCAGAGCTTAAGAAAGCAGGGGACAGTATATATGGCAATTGGCAGGGACTTGAAGGGTTGATGCATCGAAATATAAACTTCCTTACCAATGTATTAGGACTGGTGGCATACAGTGCTGTAATAGGGTGGATTAATCCGTTGATACTGATATTTTTATTGGCACTTTCCTCTATTCAGATATTGGTCTTTCGCCGGGCTAAATTATATGAGCACAAGAAAAAAGATGAAATAGCCAGAATCAAAATAACCCAAAGCTATTTGCAGGATCAAGCCTTTGATTTAAAAGCAGGTAAAGATATACGGCTTTATCAGTTGGATAAGATTATCAGCCGTGTCTATGGGTCTGCCAATAACAAATTAAAAAGAATAAAAACAAAGGTAAGAGGCATTTATTATGTAAATGATATCGTGGAAATTGTCCTGAAATTCCTAAGAGACGGCTGCTGCTATGGATATTTAATTTATCTGCTGATTCATGGCCTTTCTGTGTCTGATTTTGTTCTTTATCTTGGCATTGTCGGTGGTCTGGCAGGCTGGATTACAAAAATTACGGAAGAGATATCAGAGCTTGGAAGATGCCATTATATGATATGTGATTTTCGCAAATTCTGTGATTTGAAAGATACTTTTTCCCATACCAAGGGACAGATGACCGGAGAAGAAGATACGGCACTTGATATTGTATTCGATCATGTATCATTTAAGTATGAAGGAGCAGAAGATTATGTATTAGAGGATGTCTGCTTTCATATGAAGAAGGGAGATAAATATGCACTGGTAGGTGTAAATGGTGCCGGAAAAACAACCCTTGTGAAGCTTATGTGTGGTTTCTATCAGCCTACCAAAGGCAGAATTCTGGTAAACGGAATAGACATAAAAGAGCTTAATATTGAAAACTATTTCAAAGAAATTGCGGTAGTTTTTCAGGATACAACGGTATTATCTCTTACTATAGGAGAAAATATCTGCGGTGTGACGGCAGATAAAGCAGCGGAAGAGGACTTATGGCAGGCAATTGAACTCTCAGGGCTAAAGAAAAAGATAGACAGCTTACCAAAGGGTGTTCACACCTATCTGAATAAAGATGTGGAAGAGAGCGGAATTCAGCTATCGGGAGGAGAATTGCAAAAACTGCTGCTTGCCAGAGCTTTATATAAAAAAGCGAAACTGCTGCTCTTTGACGAGCCTACTGCTGCAATGGATGCTATTGCAGAAAGCGAGCTGTATGAACAATATCAGAAACTTCTAAAAGGCAGGAGTGCGCTGTTTATATCTCATAGATTGGCATCTACCAGATATTGCGATAAAATTCTTTTCCTGGATAAAGGCAGAATTGCAGAAGCAGGAAGTCATGAAGAACTTATGGACATGAATGGGAGATATGCCATGATGTTTGAGGTTCAAAGCAAATATTACAAGGAGGAAAGGCAGTATCCCAGGCAAGCCTGTGATACCCAATGGGTGTAA
- the pstB gene encoding phosphate ABC transporter ATP-binding protein PstB, which produces MGIITTKDLNLYYGDKQAISNINMDIEKNKITALIGPSGCGKTTFLKTLNRMNDTIPNCRITGEVIYDNINIYGNKIDPMLIRKKIGMVFQKPNPFPMSIYDNIAYAPKYHGKKKKELDDIVESSLKAAALWDEVKDRLGKSALSLSGGQQQRLCIARTIALNPEVILMDEATSALDPISTYKIEDLMGELKKTFTVVIVTHNMQQASRIADRTAFFLMGDLVEYDTTENIFVNPKEQKTLDYVSGHFG; this is translated from the coding sequence ATGGGTATTATTACAACAAAGGATTTAAACCTCTATTATGGGGATAAGCAGGCTATCAGCAATATAAATATGGATATTGAAAAAAATAAAATTACTGCATTAATTGGTCCTTCCGGCTGCGGTAAAACTACATTCTTAAAAACCTTGAATCGTATGAATGACACGATACCCAATTGCAGAATCACCGGGGAAGTAATCTATGATAATATTAATATTTATGGAAATAAAATTGACCCGATGCTAATTCGTAAAAAGATAGGGATGGTATTTCAAAAGCCAAATCCCTTTCCTATGAGTATTTATGATAATATAGCCTATGCACCAAAGTATCATGGAAAGAAGAAAAAAGAATTGGACGATATCGTAGAAAGCAGTTTAAAGGCTGCAGCTCTATGGGATGAGGTTAAGGACCGGCTGGGTAAGAGCGCACTCTCTCTTTCGGGAGGGCAGCAGCAGCGTCTCTGTATTGCAAGGACTATAGCATTGAATCCGGAAGTTATCCTGATGGACGAGGCAACCAGTGCCCTCGATCCCATATCTACTTATAAGATTGAAGATTTGATGGGAGAGCTTAAAAAAACCTTTACCGTAGTAATTGTGACCCATAATATGCAGCAGGCTTCCCGTATTGCGGATAGAACTGCCTTTTTCCTTATGGGTGATTTAGTTGAATATGACACTACGGAGAATATCTTTGTAAATCCGAAGGAACAAAAGACCTTAGATTATGTAAGCGGACATTTTGGATAA
- a CDS encoding ABC transporter ATP-binding protein, which yields MKFKKLWYDSISFIKLIKADHPGIIWVIAVGGLAGAAGPFTQLFFYSRVLNKVLKGLYKECIPDVVILLTAALVLSLIKKACDQSVKVLREACADTIYLKTANKAFSMEYEEFEKTETMDAIRRVQGGENSSGGIGDQIQSIYVLIEKGFAILFSLIFVIVLFTRTKADSSNFFTSIWSTLLIIIVFLTVFFLCLKLSAISYRKFYEVEKKNEHFNSFGVYLLAIMNNYQFGKDIRIFSMQGLLEHYFKKTMKTINSVFLKWSIKDGSYTAVIVLLTQLTSGLVYVVLGGKAVYGSISIGEVFMYAGVILELTGAIRSEIIEYNSFYYRSDYLNTYYEFINRPNNRYTGTLPVEKRTDGEYEFVFENVSFHYPGSDNLILNQINLTLKVGDKYAIVGKNGAGKTTLIKLLCRLYDPTEGRILLNGIDIKYYDYQEYTKVFSVVFQDFKLLALSLEDNLTLGEEADKERIWEVLTQSGMRSAVEKMPSGLQTNLYKNNGEGVEVSGGEAQKLAISRALYKNGPFVILDEPTAALDPIAEAEIYENFNSMIQGKTAIYISHRMSSCKFCDDIIVLDGGVISERGSHNKLLKEDGIYASLYNAQAKYYA from the coding sequence ATGAAATTCAAGAAGCTATGGTATGATTCGATTTCTTTTATAAAATTAATTAAGGCTGACCATCCTGGTATCATATGGGTCATTGCAGTGGGGGGATTAGCAGGAGCGGCAGGCCCGTTTACACAATTATTCTTCTACTCGAGAGTGCTGAATAAAGTATTAAAAGGACTGTACAAAGAGTGTATTCCAGATGTTGTGATATTACTTACGGCTGCGTTGGTCTTAAGCCTTATTAAGAAAGCCTGTGATCAGTCTGTCAAAGTTTTACGGGAAGCCTGTGCGGATACCATATACCTCAAAACTGCCAATAAGGCCTTCTCCATGGAATACGAAGAGTTCGAAAAAACGGAAACAATGGATGCCATCAGAAGAGTGCAGGGCGGAGAGAACAGTTCGGGAGGTATCGGTGACCAAATACAAAGCATTTATGTCTTGATTGAAAAAGGGTTTGCTATTCTGTTTTCTCTTATCTTTGTTATTGTTCTTTTTACCCGGACAAAGGCAGACAGCAGCAATTTCTTTACGTCAATATGGTCTACCTTATTAATAATTATTGTATTCCTGACGGTATTTTTCCTGTGCTTAAAGCTTTCTGCCATATCCTATCGAAAGTTTTATGAGGTGGAGAAGAAGAATGAACATTTTAACTCATTTGGGGTATATTTGTTAGCAATTATGAATAATTACCAGTTTGGGAAAGATATTCGTATATTTTCGATGCAGGGGTTGCTGGAACATTATTTTAAAAAAACTATGAAGACTATTAACAGTGTCTTTTTGAAATGGTCTATCAAAGATGGCAGCTATACGGCGGTCATTGTATTATTGACACAATTAACTTCCGGACTGGTATATGTAGTTTTGGGAGGGAAGGCGGTTTATGGCAGCATCAGTATTGGAGAAGTATTTATGTATGCGGGGGTCATCCTGGAATTAACCGGCGCTATCCGAAGTGAGATTATTGAATACAACAGCTTTTATTACCGGTCGGATTATTTGAATACTTATTATGAATTTATTAATCGGCCCAATAATCGGTACACCGGTACCCTTCCGGTGGAAAAACGTACGGATGGAGAGTATGAATTTGTCTTTGAGAATGTAAGCTTTCATTATCCGGGTTCTGATAACCTGATATTAAACCAGATTAATCTCACCCTGAAGGTAGGAGATAAATATGCAATAGTGGGGAAGAACGGTGCAGGAAAGACTACATTAATCAAGCTTTTATGCAGGCTTTATGACCCTACAGAGGGACGAATTCTGCTTAATGGTATCGATATCAAATACTATGATTATCAAGAATATACAAAAGTATTCTCGGTAGTATTTCAGGACTTTAAACTATTGGCCCTCTCTCTTGAAGATAATCTGACCCTGGGAGAAGAAGCAGATAAAGAACGGATTTGGGAGGTGCTTACACAATCCGGGATGAGGAGTGCCGTGGAAAAGATGCCAAGTGGGCTTCAGACGAATCTTTATAAGAATAACGGTGAAGGGGTGGAGGTATCAGGCGGTGAAGCCCAGAAACTTGCTATCTCCAGGGCGCTGTATAAAAACGGGCCCTTTGTAATTTTGGATGAGCCGACAGCAGCCCTTGACCCGATAGCTGAAGCTGAAATATATGAGAACTTTAATTCCATGATCCAAGGAAAGACAGCAATCTATATTTCTCATCGAATGAGCAGCTGTAAGTTCTGTGATGATATTATCGTGTTAGATGGTGGTGTGATTTCAGAGCGGGGCAGCCATAATAAACTGCTGAAAGAAGATGGTATCTATGCCTCCTTGTATAATGCCCAGGCTAAATATTATGCATAA
- a CDS encoding extracellular solute-binding protein — MKKFVSAVLSLVLALSVFYYPTTPVSAASNASGTVVFSGSTSVNPLIQALGEAFMKKNPNIKIVEQNVTGSGAGIKDATSASTTVDFGMSSRNLTTDEAAVLNKVQICLDGLAVVVNKKNPIEEISPAQLYKIYTRDSASLNWNQITGSFSTSVKVAPFGREAGSGTRSCFEDFFKVDYGTALPSGYDVNLDGSLASTGVMQTSVQNNSGAIGYMSLGDMDESKVKALKVEGVEPSKYTVADGTYAIKRPFLLVYNKTKTITPAAQAFLDFISSADGQSIIDKMGFVKNNLVRVKATGITLSSATLSVKPGSTGTVIANVVPADTDNKKVTFSSSNTAVATVSSTGVVKGIKAGTAVVTVKTTDGSNISKTCLVTVENPVTSVKLNKTKADVKVGKTVELKAAINPSAASNKTVIWTSSNPSVATVSLSGVVTGKKAGKVKITVTTVSGKKTAVCEVTVTK, encoded by the coding sequence ATGAAGAAGTTTGTATCAGCTGTTTTATCTCTCGTATTAGCTCTATCAGTATTCTATTATCCTACCACTCCGGTATCAGCGGCATCAAATGCCAGTGGAACAGTCGTATTTTCAGGCTCGACTTCCGTTAATCCGCTTATCCAGGCTCTTGGCGAAGCCTTTATGAAAAAAAACCCGAACATTAAAATTGTAGAACAAAACGTTACCGGCTCCGGTGCAGGTATTAAAGATGCAACGAGTGCCAGCACCACCGTAGACTTCGGTATGTCCAGCAGAAATCTTACAACCGATGAAGCAGCTGTATTAAATAAAGTTCAGATTTGCTTAGACGGACTTGCAGTAGTTGTAAATAAGAAAAACCCTATTGAGGAGATTTCTCCTGCACAGCTTTACAAGATCTATACAAGAGATTCCGCTTCTCTTAACTGGAATCAGATTACCGGCTCCTTCTCAACAAGTGTTAAAGTTGCTCCTTTTGGCCGTGAAGCAGGTTCAGGCACCAGAAGCTGTTTTGAAGATTTCTTCAAGGTAGATTATGGAACAGCACTTCCCAGCGGTTATGATGTTAACTTAGATGGCTCCCTTGCAAGTACAGGAGTTATGCAGACATCCGTTCAGAACAATTCCGGTGCTATCGGATATATGTCTCTTGGTGATATGGATGAATCGAAAGTAAAAGCTTTAAAGGTTGAAGGCGTTGAACCTTCCAAATATACAGTAGCTGACGGTACATATGCAATCAAAAGACCTTTCTTACTGGTTTATAATAAAACAAAGACAATTACTCCTGCAGCTCAGGCGTTCTTAGATTTCATCTCCAGTGCAGACGGACAGAGCATTATCGATAAGATGGGATTTGTTAAGAATAACCTTGTAAGAGTAAAGGCAACAGGCATCACTTTAAGCAGTGCTACCCTTAGTGTAAAACCCGGTTCTACCGGTACTGTAATTGCAAATGTGGTACCTGCTGATACAGATAATAAGAAGGTAACCTTCTCTTCCTCTAATACCGCTGTAGCAACTGTTTCTTCCACTGGTGTGGTAAAAGGTATCAAAGCCGGAACAGCAGTTGTAACCGTAAAAACCACAGATGGAAGTAACATCAGTAAAACTTGCCTTGTTACAGTAGAAAACCCGGTAACAAGTGTGAAATTAAACAAGACCAAAGCAGATGTCAAGGTTGGAAAAACAGTTGAATTAAAGGCTGCTATTAATCCTTCTGCTGCTTCCAATAAAACTGTAATCTGGACTTCTTCTAATCCTTCTGTAGCTACCGTATCTTTATCCGGTGTTGTTACCGGAAAGAAAGCCGGAAAGGTTAAGATTACAGTAACAACGGTAAGCGGAAAGAAGACAGCAGTTTGCGAAGTAACAGTAACCAAATAA
- a CDS encoding 8-oxo-dGTP diphosphatase, giving the protein MDRSEKAIFTNMCMIYDSKGKVLVLDKADKDWGGVTFPGGHVEKEESFTDSVIREVYEETGLRIFSPRMCGIKQFMTEDSTRYVVLFYKTDKFTGEVTSSEEGKVYWTSLEGLKNKRLAEGMDKMLRVFLEEDISEYYWHRADGIWVDELK; this is encoded by the coding sequence ATGGACAGAAGTGAAAAGGCCATATTTACAAATATGTGCATGATATACGATAGCAAAGGAAAGGTATTGGTTTTGGATAAAGCAGATAAAGATTGGGGAGGAGTTACCTTTCCAGGAGGACATGTTGAAAAAGAAGAATCTTTTACAGATTCCGTGATAAGAGAAGTATACGAAGAGACAGGCCTGCGGATATTTTCTCCCAGAATGTGCGGAATAAAGCAGTTCATGACGGAAGATAGTACCCGTTACGTTGTATTGTTTTATAAGACTGATAAATTCACCGGAGAAGTTACTTCGTCGGAGGAAGGGAAGGTCTATTGGACTAGTTTGGAGGGGCTAAAGAACAAGAGGCTGGCAGAAGGAATGGATAAGATGCTGCGAGTATTTTTAGAAGAGGATATCAGTGAATATTATTGGCACAGGGCAGATGGTATCTGGGTAGATGAGTTAAAATAA